CAGATGTTCCCGGCGGTGCTGTCGCTGGTCGCGTTGTATGCCCTGTTTGATCGCATCGGCCAGTACATCCCGTTTCTTGGGCTGAATACCCATGCCGGGCTGGTGTTTGCTTATCTTGGTGGCATCGCCCTGCACGTCTGGACGATAAAAGGCTACTTTGAAACCATCGATGGTTCGCTGGAAGAGGCGGCGGCGCTGGATGGTGCCACGCCGTGGCAGGCTTTCCGCCTGATTTTGCTGCCGTTGTCGGTGCCGATTCTGGCGGTGGTGTTTATTCTGTCGTTTATTGCGGCGGTGACCGAAGTGCCGGTGGCGTCGCTGCTGCTGCGTGACGTTAACAGCTATACGCTGGCGGTCGGGATGCAGCAGTATCTCAATCCGCAAAACTATTTATGGGGTGATTTTGCCGCTGCCGCGGTGCTCTCTGCCCTGCCGATTACGCTGGTGTTCCTGCTGGCACAGCGCTGGCTGGTGAGCGGTCTGACCGCTGGCGGCGTTAAAGGCTAAATTCCTGTTGTCCTTGTTATTTTTGCTGTTGCCACTGTTAGTTATTAGCTGTTCTCTGTGTCTCGGCGGCCTTGATGGCCGCCTTTTTTTATTCCCGGCGCAGACGGTTGCTGTTTGCCAGCCACAGCGTCATCACCAGAATCAGAATCGCCGCGGAGTAACAGAGCGTATCAAACGGATTTTTATGATCGACAATGATCAGCCGAATAATGGCGGTAATGCCGATGTAGATAAAATAGCGCATCGGAAAATGGTAGCCCGACTGAAAGTACTTAATGATCAGCGCAATAAACTCGAAGTAGAGAAAATAGATCACAATCCCTTCGATTAGCAGAAATGAGGATTCCTGCTCGCCCATATTAAGCAGCACATTGGCGAGATGAATGGTCTCTTTGCCGAGAAAGATAATCAGGATAATAGCGAGAATCAGCAGGCCGGTATTCAGCACCCACTGCAGGCCAGTGGCAATATGTTTGCCTGTCATGTCATGCCCTTAGATCATTGAAAATTAGCGCTATCATGATGGGTTGTGAGCTGGATCACAATATGGCACAGAACGAGAAAGTGGAAAAAGCGGGGATGGGATGAAAAAAGGGCGGGAATCCCCGCCCTGTCTGCCTTACTGCCAGCGAATATCGCGATCGCTGGTGAGATTGTAGAGCTGATATTTCCTGCCGAGCATCTGACCGCCGTCGCGCGTCAGC
The sequence above is drawn from the Duffyella gerundensis genome and encodes:
- the malG gene encoding maltose ABC transporter permease MalG is translated as MAIVQPRTQKVRLALTHLLLLGFIALIMYPLLMVVAISVRPGNYAIGSLLPDQISWDHWKLALGFAVTHENGSVTPPPFPVLLWLWNSIKVAILTAVGIVALSTTCAYAFARLRFRGKASLLKGMLIFQMFPAVLSLVALYALFDRIGQYIPFLGLNTHAGLVFAYLGGIALHVWTIKGYFETIDGSLEEAAALDGATPWQAFRLILLPLSVPILAVVFILSFIAAVTEVPVASLLLRDVNSYTLAVGMQQYLNPQNYLWGDFAAAAVLSALPITLVFLLAQRWLVSGLTAGGVKG
- the psiE gene encoding phosphate-starvation-inducible protein PsiE — translated: MTGKHIATGLQWVLNTGLLILAIILIIFLGKETIHLANVLLNMGEQESSFLLIEGIVIYFLYFEFIALIIKYFQSGYHFPMRYFIYIGITAIIRLIIVDHKNPFDTLCYSAAILILVMTLWLANSNRLRRE